In Primulina eburnea isolate SZY01 chromosome 5, ASM2296580v1, whole genome shotgun sequence, a single window of DNA contains:
- the LOC140831900 gene encoding proline-rich receptor-like protein kinase PERK8, giving the protein MASYTDRSSSGSSSIISTTTFMPGRIVIAFDATKNRNFQQLKDIIAHIRMRRDMIQEADSITVFGVLHKVLHPMGFQIQIGSNSFVGTHARAIKEDASRNVDAYVGMLQRSVVEFESEGVEIEVKIAVGAPIEKVVVQEIVSSNATWAILDRQLRMELRFYLKHIPCKVAMVLDNLSLEVVRPYESDNFKEIIKHKLLYSLSKPVLLQPSQDNESDKNSVVSLSMDSPRSSNAPEYGSASSSMSHFKDKKSFLQGSSYEHENGYDSPQVIVEQRSLENHSEAPAFATASKSKMRRNSMGCNYSEIQEATDNFSKENLLGEGGYGVVYKGQHQNGQLMVAKVKTEARTESFAEFQSEIDVLISARHKNIVMLLGHCYEENLSILVYEYVTNKSLQWHLFDNTEHVLEWKHRQSIAIGTAKGLRFLHEECRGSPIIHRDVRPSNILLNQDFVPLLGDCNIAKWKTKTIHFHSLIYLAPEYRENGICSTSIDVYAFGIILIQMISGRRDVVPTRDNQQSSLKQWALPLIRKLALAELVDPRLGSSYSTHELCQMAAVAYLCVQTKPAMRPTMGEVLHLLEGESDRLRHFTEQLMLHLDHIQRDRLS; this is encoded by the exons ATGGCATCATACACGGACAGGAGTAGCAGTGGCAGTAGTAGTATTATTAGTACCACCACTTTCATGCCAGGGCGGATAGTTATCGCCTTCGATGCCACAAAAAATCGCAATTTTCAGCAGTTGAAAGATATTATTGCTCATATTCGTATGCGGCGTGACATGATTCAAGAAGCGGATAGCATTACCGTGTTTGGAGTGTTGCATAAAGTACTGCACCCCA TGggttttcaaattcaaattggCTCCAATTCTTTTGTCGGAACTCATGCTCGTGCGATCAAAGAAGATGCATCAAGAAATGTTGATGCATATGTTGGCATGCTCCAGCGCAGTGTAGTAGAATTTGAAAGTGAAGGg GTTGAAATTGAAGTCAAAATTGCTGTTGGTGCTCCAATAGAAAAGGTTGTCGTGCAAGAAATCGTATCTTCAAATGCAACATGGGCTATACTTGACAG GCAGCTAAGAATGGAATTGAGGTTTTATCTTAAGCACATACCTTGCAAGGTCGCTATGGTCCTTGATAACTTATCTTTGGAGGTTGTGAGACCATATGAATCAGACAATTTTAAGGAAATTATCAAGCACAAGCTGCTTTACTCGCTGTCAAAGCCTGTTCTACTCCAACCCTCTCAAGACAACGAGAGTGACAAGAACTCCGTTGTTTCTCTATCCATGGATTCCCCCAGGAGCTCCAATGCTCCAGAATATGGTTCAGCATCGTCATCCATGTCGCACTTCAAGGATAAAAAATCTTTCTTGCAAG GCAGCTCCTATGAACATGAAAATGGATACGACTCTCCACAAGTGATAGTAGAGCAAAGAAGTCTTGAGAATCATTCTGAAGCCCCTGCTTTTGCCACTGCTAGCAAGTCGAAAATGAGGCGCAATTCAATGGGATGTAATTATTCTGAAATACAGGAGGCAACAGATAATTTTTCCAAAGAGAATTTACTTGGAGAAGGTGGATATGGAGTAGTGTATAAAGGGCAGCATCAAAATGGGCAGCTCATGGTTGCGAAGGTGAAAACTGAAGCAAGGACTGAAAGTTTTGCAGAATTTCAGTCTGAAATAGATGTCCTCATCTCTGCACGTCACAAGAACATCGTGATGCTTCTCGGTCATTGTTACGAGGAAAACCTTAGCATATTGGTTTATGAATACGTCACCAATAAATCGCTGCAGTGGCACTTATTTG ATAATACAGAGCACGTTCTTGAATGGAAACACAGACAATCTATCGCCATTGGAACTGCAAAAGGGCTGCGTTTTCTGCATGAAGAGTGTCGAGGTTCTCCTATCATTCATCGGGATGTGAGGCCAAGCAATATATTACTCAACCAGGATTTTGTTCCCTTG CTGGGAGACTGCAACATAGCGAAGTGGAAAACGAAGACTATACATTTTCACAGTCTTAT ATATCTAGCACCAGAGTATAGGGAAAATGGGATTTGTTCTACGAGCATAGATGTCTATGCTTTTGGAATTATTCTGATACAAATGATATCGGGACGTAGAGATGTGGTTCCGACGAGAGACAACCAACAAAGTTCTCTTAAACAGTGG GCTTTGCCATTAATTCGGAAACTGGCATTAGCAGAGCTAGTTGATCCTCGTCTTGGAAGCTCGTACAGCACACACGAACTCTGCCAAATGGCTGCTGTAGCATACTTATGTGTTCAAACCAAACCTGCAATGCGGCCAACAATGGGAGAG GTGTTGCACCTTCTTGAAGGGGAAAGTGATCGTCTACGCCACTTTACCGAGCAGCTGATGCTTCATCTTGACCACATACAGAGAGACCGACTTAGCTGA